The Qipengyuania pelagi DNA window CGAGGTGCGCACCAGTTCAGCCCGGTGGTGTCCCCTCACTGGGCAGGAACATGCCTAGCTTGTCGAGCGGACTGGTCACCGCATGCATTGTTCTGGTTGCGACCCTGGTGTAGAAGGCGGTGTTCTCCAGCTTGGCATGGCCGAGCAATGCCTGGATGATGCGGATATCGATGCCGTCTTCGAGCAGGTGGGTAGCAAAGCTGTGGCGCAGCGTGTGCGGGCTGACGCGCTTGGCGATCCCTGCAGCCTGTGCCGCCTCGACGACAATGCGGTGCAGTTGCCTTGTGCTGATCGGCTTCATGGCATGCAGGCCAGGGAACAGCCAGCCATCATGGTGCATCACGCCTTGCTCACGGCCCAGCTTCCACCATTGCCGCAGCAGGGTGAGCAGATCGGCAGGCAGCATGGCATTGCGATACTGGCCGCCTTTGCCGCGTTCGACCCGGAGCAGCATCCGCTCGCTGTCCACGTCGCGCACCTTGAGCATCGCCACTTCGCCCACGCGCAGACCGGCGCCATAGGCGACCGACAATGCGGCTTGGTGCTTGAGGCAGGTGGTCGCGCCCAGCAGCCGGACAACTTCATCCCTGCTCAGCACCACCGGCAGCTTGCGCATCTGCTTCATGCGAACGAGCCGCCGGGCAAGGTCAGGCCGGTCGAGTGTATGGGTGAAGAAGAAGCGCAGTGCCGAAACCACGCTGTTCATGGTTGGTATGGGCATGCCTGCTTCACGCTGCTCGACCTGGAAGCGGCGCAGATCTTCCGATGTCGCCGTATCGGGAGGACGCCCAAGGAAGGCGGCGAACCGCCCCACGTCGCGGACATAATTACGCTGCGTCTCGCGGCTGAAGTGCCGCATGGTCATATCGTCGATCAGCCGCTGACGCAGCGGGCTGACCGGAGTGGCTGGAATAACCGGTACAAGATCGTTCATCGCTCGACTCCTCAGTTGAAGGAGCCGGAATGTTCGGCCTTGATCAGTCCCCGCGCTACGCCTGTCGTTCTACTTCACCCCCTCCGCCAGCACCCCTCCCGCGCAGCGGGTTCGTGCTCCGGCCCA harbors:
- a CDS encoding tyrosine-type recombinase/integrase; its protein translation is MNDLVPVIPATPVSPLRQRLIDDMTMRHFSRETQRNYVRDVGRFAAFLGRPPDTATSEDLRRFQVEQREAGMPIPTMNSVVSALRFFFTHTLDRPDLARRLVRMKQMRKLPVVLSRDEVVRLLGATTCLKHQAALSVAYGAGLRVGEVAMLKVRDVDSERMLLRVERGKGGQYRNAMLPADLLTLLRQWWKLGREQGVMHHDGWLFPGLHAMKPISTRQLHRIVVEAAQAAGIAKRVSPHTLRHSFATHLLEDGIDIRIIQALLGHAKLENTAFYTRVATRTMHAVTSPLDKLGMFLPSEGTPPG